One part of the Pseudopipra pipra isolate bDixPip1 chromosome 3, bDixPip1.hap1, whole genome shotgun sequence genome encodes these proteins:
- the CCR6 gene encoding C-C chemokine receptor type 6: protein MNFTDLGTTDYPNYPDYSDYGSLIMQPCSKLGVRNFTKAFLPVAYSLICIIGLVGNIFVVMTFALYERTKSMTDVYLFNMAIADILFVLTLPLWAVNYAANEWIFGDFICKIARGIYAINFSCGMLLLAFISVDRYIAIVQATKSFKLRARTLAYSKLICLAVWVSSILVSSSSFIYSESYTFSINETKEICDHRFDKKSESKMLKSLLLWLQVGFGFFIPFIFMFFCYTFIVKSLQQAQNSKRNKAIRVIILIVAVFLVCQVPYNIILLVTAVNMGKIDKSCENDNILAYAKYTTEVIAFLHCCVNPVLYAFIGVKFRSYFVKLMKDLWCKRYKKYNKRSSKTSSDTYHSRQTSEILTDTGSSFTI from the exons ATGAATTTT ACAGACCTTGGTACCACAGATTATCCCAATTATCCAGACTATTCAGACTATGGTTCTCTAATCATGCAACCTTGTTCTAAGCTGGGAGTCAGGAACTTCACAAAAGCATTTCTGCCAGTTGCATATTCATTGATTTGTATCATTGGCCTCGTTGGTAACATCTTCGTAGTGATGACCTTTGCTTTATATGAAAGAACCAAGTCCATGACGGATGTGTACCTCTTCAACATGGCCATAGCAGACATACTGTTTGTTCTCACTCTTCCACTGTGGGCAGTGAATTATGCTGCTAATGAATGGATTTTCGGtgatttcatttgcaaaattGCTCGAGGTATCTATGCAATCAACTTCAGCTGTGGCATGCTGCTTTTGGCCTTTATCAGCGTGGACCGGTACATTGCTATCGTACAGGCTACAAAGTCATTTAAACTCAGGGCAAGAACACTCGCATATAGTAAACTCATTTGTTTGGCTGTGTGGGTATCGTCCATTTTAGTCTCTAGTTCCTCTTTTATTTACAGTGAAAGTTACACTTTCTCCATCAACGAAACCAAAGAGATTTGTGATCACAGATTTGACaaaaagtctgaaagcaaaatgctgAAATCATTGCTGTTGTGGTTACAAGTTGGATTTGGATTTTTTATACCTTTCATATTCATGTTTTTTTGCTACACCTTCATTGTCAAATCCTTGCAACAAGCTCAGAAttccaaaagaaacaaagcaatcCGTGTGATCATATTAATTGTAGctgtttttctagtttgccaGGTACCTTATAACATTATTCTTCTTGTGACAGCTGTAAACATGGGGAAGATAGACAAATCTTGTGAAAATGACAACATATTGGCTTATGCAAAATACACTACTGAAGTCATAGCATTTTTACACTGTTGTGTGAACCCTGTGCTCTACGCATTTATTGGAGTGAAGTTCAGAAGTTATTTTGTGAAGCTAATGAAGGACCTATGGTGCAAGAGGTACAAGAAATACAATAAACGTAGTTCAAAGACAAGCTCTGATACTTATCATTCAAGACAGACCAGTGAAATTCTGACTGACACTGGATCTTCTTTTACTATATAA